From Etheostoma cragini isolate CJK2018 chromosome 10, CSU_Ecrag_1.0, whole genome shotgun sequence, the proteins below share one genomic window:
- the LOC117952269 gene encoding cytosolic sulfotransferase 2-like, whose translation MDVISRPELFDFHGVCMTHYFTDNWEKIQNFQARPDDILIDSYPKAGCTWLSYILDLLCHEQTSIPLFQRVPNLEIAVPSLQKGIIYVARNAKDSVVSYFHYDYMSKIQPEPGDWSCYLQRFMEGKVAFGSWYDHVNGWWEKKQSYPKLHYMFYEDLIEDTGREIDKLCCFLGLSPSAEEKERITSSVQFDVMKKNNTVNLSTVPMYFKRPSFMRKGKVGDWRNHFTVTQDEKFDADYKLKIKNTTLQFRTGI comes from the exons ATGGATGTCATTTCTCGACCAGAACTGTTTGATTTCCACGGAGTCTGCATGACTCACTATTTCACAGACAACTGGGAGAAGATTCAAAACTTCCAGGCCAGGCCAGATGATATACTTATTGATTCCTACCCTAAAGCAG GATGCACCTGGCTCTCCTACATCCTTGACCTGCTGTGTCATGAGCAGACATCCATCCCTTTGTTTCAAAGGGTGCCAAACTTGGAGATCGCCGTCCCTTCTCTGCAGAAAGGT ATTATTTATGTGGCCCGCAATGCAAAGGACAGCGTGGTGTCTTATTTCCATTACGACTACATGAGCAAAATCCAACCGGAGCCTGGAGACTGGAGCTGCTACCTTCAGAGATTCATGGAGGGAAAGG TGGCGTTTGGATCCTGGTACGACCATGTGAACGGCTGGTGGGAGAAGAAACAGAGTTATCCAAAACTCCATTACATGTTCTACGAAGATCTGATTGAG GACACCGGGCGGGAAATAGACAAACTCTGCTGCTTTCTTGGTTTGTCTCCTTCAgctgaagaaaaggaaagaattACAAGCAGTGTGCAGTTTGATGTTATGAAAAAGAACAACACGGTCAACCTTTCAACGGTTCCGATGTATTTCAAAAGGCCTTCTTTCATGAGGAAAG GGAAGGTTGGGGACTGGAGGAACCATTTTACCGTGACGCAGGATGAAAAGTTTGATGCGGACTACAAGCTAAAAATTAAGAACACTACACTGCAGTTTCGTACTGGAATTTAG
- the fgl1 gene encoding fibrinogen-like protein 1, translating into MTVENQASRQFFLLLIHSFVRVQRRMGCSLLLLTGLMLIAACSHFLCASNSCSEEVARLQEKERLLQGQLQKQELLLHRLHLLYQPGNTDTARPVQSQDTQYTDCSQIFSSGSKSSGFYTIKPQASPHPVRVYCDMSDGGGWIVIQRRINGTERFNRSWAEYKDGFGDMDAEFWLGNDNLHYITTQGNYSLRINLEDFDGYQRYAEYKNFKVANEKDHYQLTFGPYVGTAGDALSGMDQVGVSDWASHQDMKFSTYDQDNDNYKGNCALEDKGGWWFNKCHSAHLNGVYYPNGHYSALTDDGVVWYTWKGWWYSLKTSIMKLRPINFKMDPIDDPNAVQHRLPS; encoded by the exons ATGACTGTAGAGAATCAGGCATCTCGTCAGTTTTTCCTTCTCCTCATACACAGCTTTGTTCGGGTGCAG AGGAGAATGGGCTGCTCGCTGCTGCTGCTTACAGGACTGATGCTCATCGCAGCTtgctctcactttctctgt gcgtcCAACAGTTGCAGTGAGGAGGTGGCTCGTCTGCAGGAAAAGGAGAGGCTTCTCCAGGGCCAGCTTCAGAAACAAGAACTCCTCCTACACAGACTACACTTGCTATACCAACCGGGCAACACGGACACAGCCAGACCCGTTCAGAGCCAGGACACCCAGTACACAG actgtTCCCAGATCTTCAGTTCCGGCTCCAAATCTAGTGGTTTCTACACCATCAAACCCCAGGCCAGCCCTCATCCAGTCAGAGTATACTGTGATATGAGTGATGGAGGCGGCTGGATTGTCATTCAGAGACGGATCAATGGAACAGAGAGGTTTAAcag gtCGTGGGCAGAGTATAAGGATGGATTTGGAGACATGGATGCAGAGTTTTGGCTCGGCAATGACAACCTGCATTACATCACTACACAAG GGAATTATTCTCTGAGGATTAACCTGGAAGACTTTGATGGTTATCAGCGCTATGCCGAGTACAAGAACTTCAAAGTGGCCAATGAAAAG gACCACTACCAACTAACCTTTGGACCCTATGTAGGTACAGCTGGAGATGCTCTGTCTGGGATGGatcaggttggtgtgtcagacTGGGCCAGTCACCAGGACATGAAATTCAGCACCTACGACCAGGACAACGATAACTACAAAGGAAACTGCGCACTGGAAGACAAAGGAGGCTGGTGGTTCAACAA GTGTCACTCGGCTCATCTCAATGGCGTGTACTACCCCAATGGGCACTACAGTGCATTGACAGATGATGGTGTAGTTTGGTACACTTGGAAAGGCTGGTGGTACTCCCTGAAAACAAGCATCATGAAGCTGCGACCCATTAACTTCAAAATGGATCCCATCGACGACCCCAATGCTGTTCAGCACAGACTACCTTCCTAG